The Nicotiana tabacum cultivar K326 chromosome 14, ASM71507v2, whole genome shotgun sequence genome contains a region encoding:
- the LOC142168925 gene encoding uncharacterized protein LOC142168925: protein MKTIGETAVTAPKTRKEYNDVDRKAIEKNFRAKKILACGIGPDEYNHILACQSAKEIWEALQTAHKGTTQVKQSKIDMLTTKYELFKMKEDDSIQDMHTRFTSIINELHSLREIISRNKLVRKILNVLPGSWESKVNAITKVKDLQKLMIDKLIGNLKTYEMKMKNDHERRESQKGEEPSSQGRQQ from the coding sequence ATGAAGACCATTGGCGAGACAGCAGTCACAGCTCCAAAGACAAGGAAGGAATATAATGATGTTGATCGTAAAGCCATCGAGAAAAACTTCAGAGCAAAGAAGATCCTCGCCTGTGGTATTGGACCAGACGAGTACAACCACATCTTAGCCTGTCAATCTGCCAAGGAGATCTGGGAGGCTCTCCAAACTGCACACAAAGGAACAACTCAAGTCAAGCAGTCAAAAATCGACATGCTCACTACTAAGTATGAACTCTTCAAGATGAAGGAGGATGACTCCATTCAGGACATGCATACTCGCTTtacttccatcataaatgagcttcactcTCTTAGAGAGATTATCTCAAGGAACAAACTGGTTAGAAAAATACTCAATGTGTTACCCGGTTCCTGGGAGAGCAAAGTCAATGCTATCACGAAAGTCAAAGATCTGCAGAAGCTGATGATTGATAAACTCATTGGAAATCTGAAAACCTACGAAATGAAGATGAAGAATGATCATGAAAGAAGAGAATCCCAAAAAGGAGAAGAACCTAGTTCTCAAGGCAGACAACAATGA